In one window of Prionailurus bengalensis isolate Pbe53 chromosome B3, Fcat_Pben_1.1_paternal_pri, whole genome shotgun sequence DNA:
- the LRP10 gene encoding low-density lipoprotein receptor-related protein 10, whose protein sequence is MLPTTLLLLLLGGAVAYPDRIIFPNPACEDPPAVLLEVQGTLQRPLRDSRSSPANCTWLILGSKEQTVTVRFQKLRLACGSERLILRSPLQPQISLCEAPASPLQLPGGNVTITYSYAGARAPVGQGFLLSYSQDWLMCLEEEFQCLNHRCVPLAQRCDRIDACGDGSDEAGCSSDPFPDLTPAPVPTPPCNHTLEDFYGVFSSPGYSHLASGSHPQSCLWLLDPHDGRRLAVRFTALDLGYGDAVHVYDGPGPPKTPRLLRSLTHFSNGKSVTVETLSGQAIVAYHTVAWSHGRGFNATYHVRGYCLPWDRPCGLGTGLGASEGLGERCYSEAQRCDGSWDCADGTDEENCPGCPPGHFPCGPAGTTSTTACYLPADRCNYQTFCADGADERRCRHCQPGNFRCRDEKCVYETWVCDGQPDCADGSDEWDCSYALPRKVITAAVIGSLVCGLLLVIALGCTCKLYAIRTQEYSIFAPLSRMEAEIVQQQAPPSYGQLIAQGAIPPVEDFPTENPNDNSVLGNLRSLLQILRQDMTPGGASGARRRQRGRSMRRLVRRLRRWGLLPRTNPPARNPETRSQVTPSAAPLESLDGNTGPAREGGAEGGQDGEQAPPLPVKAPLPSTSTSPALPTISEAPGPPPSMSPESSLLSGVVQALRGRLLPSLRPPGPTRTPPEPHTTVLSPEDEDDVLLVPLAEPGVWVVEAEDEPLLA, encoded by the exons ATGCTACCCaccactctcctcctcctcctcctag GAGGCGCTGTGGCCTATCCAGACCGGATCATTTTCCCAAATCCTG CCTGTGAGGACCCCCCGGCAGTGCTCTTGGAAGTGCAGGGTACCTTACAGAGGCCCCTGCGGGACAGCCGCAGCTCACCTGCCAACTGCACGTGGCTCATCCTGGGCAGCAAGGAGCAGACTGTGACAGTCAG GTTCCAAAAACTGCGCCTGGCCTGTGGCTCAGAGCGCTTAATCCTGCGCTCCCCTCTCCAGCCACAGATCTCCCTGTGTGAGGCACCAGCCAGCCCTCTGCAGCTGCCTGGGGGCAATGTCACCATCACCTACAGCTATGCTGGAGCCAGAGCACCCGTGGGCCAGGGCTTCCTGCTCTCCTACAGCCAAG ATTGGCTGATGTGCCTGGAGGAGGAGTTCCAGTGCCTGAACCACCGCTGTGTGCCCTTGGCCCAGCGCTGCGACAGGATCGATGCCTGTGGCGATGGCTCTGATGAGGCAGGTTGCAGCTCAGACCCTTTCCCTGACCTGACCccagcccctgtccccaccccaccctgcaaTCATACCTTGGAAGACTTTTACGGGGTCTTCTCTTCCCCTGGATACTCACACCTGGCCTCAGGCTCCCACCCCCAGTCCTGCCTCTGGCTGTTGGACCCCCATGATGGCCGGCGCCTGGCAGTGCGCTTCACGGCCTTGGACCTGGGCTATGGAGATGCAGTACATGTGTATGATGGCCCTGGGCCTCCCAAGACCCCTCGGCTACTGCGCAGCCTCACCCACTTCAGCAATGGCAAGTCTGTCACCGTGGAGACGCTGTCTGGCCAGGCCATTGTGGCCTACCACACAGTTGCTTGGAGCCATGGTCGGGGCTTCAACGCCACCTACCATGTGCGAGGCTACTGCTTGCCTTGGGATCGGCCCTGCGGCTTAGGCACTGGCCTGGGGGCTAGTGAGGGCCTCGGTGAGCGCTGCTACAGTGAGGCCCAGCGCTGCGATGGCTCATGGGACTGTGCCGAcggcacagatgaggaaaactgccCCGGCTGCCCACCTGGACACTTCCCCTGTGGGCCTGCTGGCACAACCAGCACCACAGCCTGCTACCTGCCCGCTGACCGCTGCAACTACCAGACTTTCTGTGCTGATGGAGCAGACGAGAGACGCTGCCGGCATTGCCAGCCTGGCAACTTCCGCTGCCGGGATGAGAAGTGCGTGTATGAGACATGGGTGTGCGACGGGCAGCCAGACTGTGCCGACGGCAGCGATGAGTGGGACTGTTCCTATGCCCTGCCCCGCAAGGTCATTACAGCTGCAGTCATTGGCAGCCTGGTGTGTGGCTTGCTACTGGTCATTGCCCTGGGCTGCACCTGCAAGCTCTATGCCATTCGCACCCAGGAGTACAG CATCTTCGCGCCCCTGTCCCGGATGGAGGCTGAGATTGTGCAGCAGCAGGCCCCACCCTCCTATGGGCAACTCATTGCCCAGGGTGCCATCCCACCAGTAGAGGACTTCCCTACGGAGAACCCTAATGAT AACTCAGTGCTGGGCAACCTGCGTTCTCTGCTACAGATCTTGCGCCAGGATATGACTCCAGGGGGTGCCTCAGGTGCCCGCCGCCGCCAGAGGGGCCGCTCTATGCGCCGCCTGGTGCGCCGTCTACGCCGCTGGGGCCTGCTTCCTCGAACCAACCCCCCAGCCCGGAACCCAGAGACCAGATCCCAGGTCAcaccctctgctgctccccttgAGTCCCTAGATGGCAATACAGGTCCGGCCCGTGAGGGCGGAGCGGAAGGTGGGCAGGATGGGGAACAGGCACCCCCACTGCCCGTCAAGGCTCCCCTCCCATCTACCAGCACATCTCCAGCCCTCCCTACCATCTCTGAGGCCCCAGGGCCACCGCCCTCCATGTCCCCAGAGTCATCACTGCTGTCTGGAGTGGTGCAGGCCCTGCGAGGCCGCCTTCTGCCCAGCCTTCGGCCCCCAGGACCAACCCGGACCCCACCTGAACCCCACACAACAGTCCTGTCCCCAGAGGATGAGGACGATGTGCTTCTGGTGCCACTGGCTGAGCCAGGGGTCTGGGTAGTCGAAGCAGAGGATGAGCCACTGCTTGCCTGA